acttttgatgtttgttTCCAACAGATGAAGGCTTTCTCAGGCACGGTTTTTCTCTTCCTTTTTCTGTTACCTTGGATAACTCATAATGCATGAAACCTTTTATTATTTGGCATGTCGACATTGCATTGAATGTCTGGATCCCGCAGTCTCTTTCCTGCATTTTTCATTTATCTTAACTTTCTAAGAGTCACTCTTCTCCCAATCCTGATTAAACCAGACATGTCCcttttacatatttttttctCTAGCAGTGTCCAACACCCCCTACGAGGATCTCATTTCCAGGTCACTCTGTCGGGCACCCTGTACAGGTGTCAGAAACCAACAGTGGTACACATATCACTGTTACATTGGATAATAACAAGGCAACCATCTAGTATTAGGTACCTTCACTTTGTTCAGATTGCTGAGACTCTTAAGTCATTATTTCACTGTGCTTGATGCTTAAACTTTCAATCATGCGTAGACTAGTATTGAAACTAAGTAACTTAGAAATGAACATGTGTTACGATGCACAGAGTTAATGCTACCTTGGGTTGATATCAGTATTCCaggatttttttttggagaatTCCTCATGAAAATATGATGCACGGAATTACAGCTATCATAATATATGATATAATTGTTATGTGCAGATAACATATCCAATTGGGATAACGTTGTTATTGCCTATGAGCCTGTATGGGCTATTGGGACCGGTAAGGTGGCTAGTCCCCAACAAGCTCAGGAAGTTCATGTAGCTGTTCGTGATTGGCTAAAAAAGAATGTATCAGCAGAAGTTGCTTCTAAAACACGAATCATCTATGGAGGTATATATTGTGTGGCATATATACACTGTAATTGCTTTCAATGCTGGTCGAAAGTGCAGTAGCAGTACCTTATATTCCATTAGCTCATAAGGCTGTATTAGTTAATGTAGCTCCAATAGATGTTTTAgattgatttttgatttgtttcGTTTCTACCTGAGCCTTCATTGTGACATGGCAATAGCTGCCATGCTTAAAAAAAAAGTTGCTATTTTGGAGAAAAATTATTTAAATATCAGATACACATTATTGAAAACTGTTGTCAAGGGTTTCAGTCGTTCTGAAAGGAAATGTTCAAGCTTGATATGTTATTTTGGAGAAAAATTATTTAAATATCAGATACACATTATTGAAAACTCTTGTCAAGGGTTTCAGTCGTTCTGAAAGGAAATGTTCAAGCTTGATATGTTATGTAGAATAGCAAAGTTTCACCTTCTTGATAGCAGCAACAATGGTTCAGATAGTTTATACAAATATAATAAATAAAACGATTCGAGGCTGATAATTTTCCATTTGTTACTATGTTTTAACCCCTTACTTCCTTAGATCCCTTAGTTTGGGCTATGTTAACCATCACCAATGTTATGCATGCAGGATCTGTTAATGGAGGCAACTGTGCGGAgcttgcaaaagaagaagatatcgATGGATTTCTTGTCGGCGGTGCTTCATTGAAGGTACATTCACCTTATAAACAGTTGGTATACTAATATATTCACCGAAGATTCTTGAGAGTTTGCCAAAACCCAAACACTTGCTAATAGCTCATTCACAAATATCCGTTGTCGGACTTATAGAAATATTCTCCTTATGTAACGCTTGGCCTTTTGGACAAGAGTGATCCCTCACCCATATAGGTTCATATTGGTCGTTAGAGGGAGTTCAAGCTGACTGTCACTCTATTTCCACTTGTTTTGACCTTTCTTAGGCCGTCCTTCTAACTCACTGATTTGACCTGATTTGGTGTTTCTGTGGGATATAATATAACTTATGATATTTATGTGTCACGAGTTTCCTCATATATGGAGATAATACCAAAATCATCTGCAGCAGTTCCGCAATTGTTTTTCCACAAGTTAAAGAGTCTAGTAGTGCATATCCACATCTGATAGTAGTTTGTGGCTTTGTGCCCTTAATGATCCGCAATTGTTTTTCTACAAGTTAAGAGTCCAGTACTGCATATGCAGCGTATCTACATCTGATAGTAGTTCGTGGCTGTGCCCTTAATGATCCACAATGGACTTGGCGGCAGTCCAAGTGAGTGAAGTGTTGTTCAATGTACTTACTGAGGTTGTGTTGGTTTGATGTCCTTTCAGGGTCCAGAATTCGCTACCATTGTCAATTCGGTGACATCAAAGAAGGTGGCTGCTTGATCATTCTGCTGTTCCAGTGTTACAAATTGAAAGTGGGTCCAATAAGTGCCAGAAGAAGACTTCTGTAGTAGCTTGTAACGATAGCATGATGTAGCCAATCCATGAGTGTTTTGATTTGTATTTATGAGGGTTTTAATCATGATCATCCTGGTTCCTTCATCCTAGAAATAAATGTTTGATTTTTTACCTTGTTGCGAACTGAAAGGATTGGCACGCTTATTGCTGATCAAAATAGGaccaataaaaaacaaaaaactagttTAGGCTTTTTTCTTGGCGCTCTCTCACCAAGCCTGTCAAATATAACCACAGAAGCGTCAAACTCAGTTCATGAATTTCATTTCGTCATGGTCCATCCGGTGGTAAGTTGCCAACTCTGACTTATGAATCAACGCTTCTGTCTTCTTGTTTCCTCTGGATTTCATTTTCTCATTCCAGACCGGCACACAATGCCAATACCTAAAGGACTTGCATCATTCTTCATTACAAAAGACTAGTGGCATCACCCCTGCAGCAAGTTCATCTAATGCTAAGTATCATTTCCATGATCTCATTAAGGGCGAGTCTAAGATAAAAGTATTATGATCTGGATCATGGTTCTTCTTTTGCAACATTATCATATCATATGGATGAACAAGGAACACAATCATAACAAAGGTAAAAGCTAAGAGAATGATAAGGATGATCTGGATGGAGATAAGAATAAGACTAGAGACCCTACAAAATGCACAAAACTGAGCCACCACATTTTGCATTAAATTAAATAGTTTATTTAATCACACAAATTGACAATTACAATGGAGGGAATAGACATTCAAGCCCCAGAGGCCAGAATGACGAAAGGATGTACAGTAGTAATTGACAGTCTGACACACCAAACGTTTCTTCAAAATGCTTTCACTATCTATGGTTGTTTTTCTCTATCAAAGACTTTCCTCTTGACTGTAGATTTGCAGAGTTCAATAGCCTGGTAAGGGAACAGTCTATTACATGGGGAAGCTCCTGCTGCCGGACAACGGACATGATCGGATCAAGTGCGGTCATCTCTAATAGTGTCTATATGATAATGTTCCCTCTTCTTCTCTAGATTTTCCTAACTTCTTCTTATGTTTCTATAACTTACGGGAATTCCGGTGTGCACCGGGTGAGGTGGGGATATTGCGTGAACCTATGCTTGCTGTTCTTAAGAGTCTCCTGAATTCGGATAAGCTTATTTTCCCATCTTTGTCTATGTCTGCCTCTTCCAGAAGTGGGTCAATGGATCCCTTCAGTCCAGTGTGCTGCATCAAAAAGCAAATTGTTACTAATATGGTACTTCTGGTGTCAGTCTTAGTAACAGATTCTTCCAACAAGACCATCCATTTTATACTAAAATTTCAAGACTCACCGCCTTTAGTTCATCTGGAGTGATGAATCCATCTCTATCcaagtcaaatttctcaaatgCAGCCCTAGACCGCAATTGCCATTTCTCAGAATCATGTTCCCCTAACTGATGTACATGCAGAGTAGCTGCAACGAATTCTTGGAAGTCCACAAGCCCATCTGTGTTGCTGTCAATCTGCACCACACAATTAAAGACTAGtattaaggaaaaataaaagagTAAAGAGGAGAAAAGACAAATCTTAATCCCTTGTATTCTTTCTAGTGCTCGAGTTTTCAAGCATAATGAATATTATTGGCCTAAGAGTATTATTTACTATATAAAATCTATTTAAAAAGTAGGATTTATTGGCCCTCACCGCTTGTAGGATCTCCACAACACGGGGCTCCTTCATTTTCCAAGGAAGATCTTTTGCCAGGGCCTGCAAAAAAGAACCGCATAAAGAAATGCTCTCAAAATTAAAATTGAGAAGGGATACAATTGCTAAATACCACCAACACAAATGCATGATGTCATACATGTCTCATTTCTTCAAGGCTAATAGATCCATTTTTATCTACATCGATGGCATCGAATTGATCCCGCAGATCAGACATCTCATCTTCGTTAAGTGTGCTCGCCAGTGCCTGCAAGTGACAATTAATGCAAAGAATTACAATCCCCGTGACTAAACAAAGAAGATCAACGGGAAAGACGGAACGAAGGAAAGTAGAAACAAGCTAGTTTTTTACTATATAGAAAAGGCTCAACAATATGGAAGTTGCATACCCTAAGTGCAAATTGCTTCAAACGACCATACTTCACGAATTGTCGCATGTTAGATAGAACAGATATATCTATAGGAATTTCCGAGGCATTTCCTCCTTCTCTAACCCATGGGTGTGCTGAAAAGATTATTTGGGAAAATCAGGAGACTAAGGGAAGTAGCCAACATAAAACAACTGAAGGAAAACGGCAATAACTGTTATTTATTATATATGGAAATGGTCTGTTGGCTGATCAACAGTTCCAACTGTCGGAGCATTTAGCTTTTATCAAGAGATAAAAATGAGCACATACACAAGGCTTGGGCTGCAGTTAACCTTGCACGAGGATCCTTCACCAACAACTTCTTAATAAAATCTTTGGCACTGTGGCTAATGCTAGGCCATGGCTTGCGCCGAAAATCAGGTTTGTTCTTTAAGACCTGTAAACCATGGATGAAAGTATTATTTCAGAGGGAACACATTAATATGTAAGGAATAGTAATAACAAAATACGACAGAAATGTttgaatttgaaaagtatcagatTCTACTTTAATTTAGCGGTTATATCTGTGTAGTTTATTAATGTCCAACACCATTACAACTCAAACGTAAATGACAAAATGGTGTATCCAAATAGGCTCAGTCTCATTTCTTGTTGAAATTGGTTATGATATTTAAAATAATGATCCGTCAGACATAGCGAAATCCAAATTTTTCTATTCACTAGGGAATaatgaagaatttctaaagtaGTTGCTTAAGCAGAACGAGTTGTTAGCAGTTCTCTGTAAAATGAAAATTAATTCAAGAACCTTAGGTTACAACATTTGGTGATTCACTGAACTGTTTATTTTTAGAGTCGACCATCAGTGTCTAGCCTATTCCACATTTTCCACTCAGCTAAATATTTTGCATTTGTTTTCACCACCTTATATGTAAAGAAATATGCCCTACCTCCTTGAATATGCCGTCTTCGGTCTTATCCCAAAATGGACGCCTACCGCAGAGCAGAATATATGTAATTACACCGATACTCCATACATCGGACTCGGGCCCTGATTTGCGTTTCAATACTTCTGGTGCAACATAGTAGGCACTACCAACAATATCTTGGAATTTCCTCCCTGAGATCAGCAACGAAGCATACAAGATGTTGAACCATGAGAACAAAGAGAAATCCAATCCTTGCATCCAGTGCAAGAACTTTCACGAGTTGAAAATGAAACAGATAGAAATAATCCATTTTGCAGTTAGAGTAAGACTTCAGCTCCTAAATATCTTGGCAAAAATCGACAGAATTTACACTGACCTGGTTTTATGAAGTCTGATAGACCAAAATCCGTCGCCTTAAGAGGTGAATCAAGTTTCGGTGACTTGAAAAGAAAATTCTACAAACAACAACATGATTACAGTCAGTAATAAGTAGATTGTGAGCAAGAATTCAAAGACAATAAACTCAACACCTCACATAGTCCCATGTACAGTATATGTGCAGTTGGGCGTTACCTCAGGCTTCATGTCACGATGTACCAAACCATTTAAATGGCACTCAGCTGCAACTCTAAGCATCTGCCGCACTATTACTGCTGCATCTTTCTCTGTGTAACGACTATCCTTCCTGTGCAAAATAATCAACTCCAGCATAAGTAGTGTAGCGACTAACTATATACAGCATATATGTAGAAACGAAACACGCCCCATACAGAAGGTAAGCAAAACATAAGTATTCCCAAAGCGTATAGAAATCTTACTTGGAAAGAATTCGATCCAGTAGCTCACCACCCTCGCATAACCTGATATAATAAAGAAACACGAAGTAAGAAATTTTTCTATCTGAAGCAAATAGAAATAACACCTACAGAAAGAAAGAGATAAAGTCCAAGTAAAAGTTCGGTTTTCATCCAGTTTCGAGTAAGATAACAATATCCATCCCATATTTAAAAGTCAAATAGTTATAGTCGGGGTTAGCAGTATATGATGTGAATAATACACTTTTGGCCTCTGCTTGTTACCCAGAGAAGAGTTGAATGATGCAAATGAGATAAGATGCCTTGATATTGCTGGGAATGAAGCTAATTTTAGTTTCCAATTttgtttttggacattaagaaagCAGCACAAGAGCTGTGGTCTTTTGGAGTTTCTGTAGTTCTGAAGATTTTCACAACCCTCATTGCCTTTCACTATAAAGGCTCAACGCAAAATTCAATCGAATATAGCGTGCTCCCTACAGAACACATCATTTTATCTGCGTCATGCCACTTTTCACCAGATACGAAGTGCACTCTAACAAGTACAACTTCTGTTGGCAGTTCATTTTAAAGTTTAATCATCCAACACAGGATCAGAAAGTATATTTTTAACTGTGAAGTAGCTTTAGGTGAAGACTTACTCCATTGCTATATACACATACGAATCATCCTCGAACGCATTATGAAACTGAACCACGTTTTCATGACCTGTAAGAGCTTGCAATATCTTGACCTCTCGTTTAACATCCTCAACAGCAATAGGGAGAACCATCTGTCCAAAAAATAAGAACTTAGTCAAAAATTTACCAAGTAAAGAAAGATCCATCCAAATTCATCTACAAACAGTCACCAAAACCCCTAATTAGCAGCATCAAAATCACAATTGAAATCCCAAAGCACACAAAGCACGCAAAAAAGATGCAATTAAGAAAAATGAATAAAGGGTACCTTATTTTTATCAATTCTCTTAACAGCAactcgatctccattaactttaTCAGTAGCAACGAAGGTATAACCAAATTGGCCATGTCCTAATAATTTCCCAATTGAATATCTCCTATCAAAATCCTTATCATATCCAAAATCTGTTCTTTTTCCATATGGTATAATCCCAGTAGACCTTTTACAATTCCctcctttctctttttgtttgtaATTTCTACAAGGGTCTTGCTGAGTTGTTGAACAACTCTCAGTCCCTTCTTTTTTGTTCTTACTAATAGTAGTAGTATTCGTTCTACCTgcagttgttgttgtggttgtggtagtggtggtggcggttctACCTGAAGGAGTATTGCTGTTAGAACCACTGACTTTGGTTCTAGAAAGACAAAGACCCATGATTGATTCGTTCTTCAAAGGAGACTATTGTACTCAGTTATCAGTTTTTTTTAGTTGTGTTTTGTAGAGGGAGTGaaatttagttgcataataatAAATAGAGCAACTAATCTTCTGGTTCATTGCAAATGAATGACAGTTTTATTATGAGAATGGTGATGAGATGATTTTGGTAGGAGCAGCTTAGGAAGGTTTAAAGTAAAGAGAAGGAAGTAGAGAAGAAAGAGCTGCTTGTTGGTCAATACTGCTTCAACACTCTTTTCTCTCTCCTCCATCACAGACAGAGGGTGGCTTCTTCTCCTCCTCTGttggattttttctttttttaccttTTCCTGGTTTTTATATGTTTTACTTTCTTAagcttttttatttttggaaattaataATGAAAGGAAAATAAGGACATGTttcacttttttatttttaaaaattaataaaaaaaaagttacaaaaaTAATAAGCAGTTTATAAAAGAACAAGCAATTCAGAGGTGCGCAAGTGAATTGGAGGATATTTCTATTGTAGCTGGCAGCATGGTTTTTCAATCCCAATAATATATATCGGCATAGTTTTTCCAATGACGGCAGCTGTAGCAAATATCCTCAATTAATTTGTGTATCCTTCACTTGCTTGTTTATATAAAAGCCATAACCTTATTTGCtggtaaaagaaaaataataaggaaGATCACAGAAAAAATACATCTTCGAGCTCATCTCAACGTTTAATGTGAAAAATTGGAGTGTAGGTATTCATATGTTTTGGCCTACCATTAACTTATAAGAGCCTAACAAAACCTAGAAAGAAAATTCGATAATGTTGTTTCTGAAGTATCTTCCTATCGTATTCCATATCGACTAGCATGTTGTGTCTATTAGTATCAGTAGTGCTAGTTGTCGTGGTTCACTTCTCGGAGGTGGTCGATTTTTCTATTTCGAATATTCGTGTTCTTCAGATAAATCTGTCGAACGACTCTCTTTTAAAACACCAAAAGTCACAACATTTCTTATATATTTCCAACACTATTTGTACCACTTTTATCATATGAAGCTGGATTTATACTTGCATCAATCTATAGGTCTACTAGAAGAAGGTTTATCTTAAAAAGCTGGATTAACTATTTGTGCCACTTTATTTGCCTTATGTTGTTCAAATTTTTAATAACTTCCTTCATAGAATTTTCCTGGCTTCTTAAACGGCTTGGAGTTTGAGCATTAAGTATCAAATTCGTTGAAGAAGCCTATTTTCCTTGTCGTTGTTAGCCGATTCCTCAATATTATCATTTTTGGAACTCGAACATGGTAGATCACCAACTTTTAGCATGTATTGATGTACAACTTTTTTGAGTTTCTTCTTTGAATCAATCTGTTGGAAATTTTGTGTATATATGTATGTTGcaataaaattataaaaagaagaagaatgcaaACCCAATTAGATCAAACCAGAGTCGAGGCAAGGATTATATCCTCTAGCCTTAAGACAGATTCACCCCACACTGGTGCTTACGGATTATCAATGTCTGTCTCCCAGGATACAACGACTTACTTCTCGATGTAGTAGCACTCTAAACTTCGAGAAACGGTGAACCAAATCTTAAACTGATGAACTCTCTTAATTGACACAAACTTGATGATTTCTATTGAATGCAACAGGTTGATTATTAGTTTTGTGGTTGTTTTTCTAACATAATTGTGCATGGTATTTTATAGATGTCAATAATACCTCTTTGCTAAACCATCATGATTCTTCATGGAGTTTCCATCAAGGGTCTTTTCTGAAAGGTCATTTCCTTTCACGTCTCTGAAAGGGTTTAGTTTGGTTTCCAAATTGAAACTACCCTAACTAAACGAACCAAAAACTTAATTGGACCAACTCCAAAACCCAACTCTATTAGGTATTAGACAAGGGATTTATAATTCATCtgaaattctatttaattttccAGCATAATCTTATTTACTATTGTAGCGGGAGCAGTAGCAGCCAGAGCTGCTTGAGATATtcttttgtattctcttattaCATTCAATATTTGTAGTAGGTTAGAACCTTTTCATATAATACAAAAACAACAAAGGCAAAGCCTTCGCGCTTTAACCTTTACAGAGAGGCTCTataaaatcaaattcaatcaaCATTTTAACAAGATGTCTAAAATGGTGAGTAACAATAGCATCGTTTACTTTCATTGGAGAGAGAAGTACACCAAATATTACATACCAAATTATAAGTTTGAACCCACTCACAGCCAAAGACCAACGTTGGTGCTAATTTAAAGTTTGGAACCCACTTCCTATGAACCATTCCAGGTTTAAGGTGATAAACACTAGCAAGTAGATTCCGCGTAGATATAAGGGATGGAGGGAGTAGATTGTTATCCTTTAAAATCTTAGAGATGTGAATTCCTTAAGAGCATTATTTCGACGATTGTTATAGACGGGCTTCGAGAAAATGTATTTCCTTCGCTATAATGCCATCATTTTGACTAGGGTTTGCTGCACTGCACTTTAGTTTCTCAAATTGTTGTAATATATGTTTTTCTTTCTGAAGCAAATATAAAGCAAACCATAAATTATTGGTAACAAAATTCAAATCAatgattaattatttatttttttgttgagaTTTTCCACTATGGGTGAAGAGTTATAATCCTgctatttttttttaaagcatgCATGCAATCCTGTTAATTGAATATTAAAATAGGTATCTCAACTAAAGAAAATTAAGATGAAATATGATTATCTTTTTAGAACATTAAAATATTTGAAAAAATCTTGGAGTAGTATTATATCAGTCTTACGTTGATTCAACGCATAAATTTTCCTGGATGTAAGTCTTTTTATTCATGTCAATCTATTCTGATACATTATTTATCAATTCTtttttaaaacatattatttttcAATTGTCTAAAATGGATGTTTTTTAATAAaatgttttttttgaagcattataAGATGCATTAGGAAACTATAAACAAGTTCTTGATAAGCACAATTGATGGAGTCGTTGATGCTGATGACAAAATTGAGCAATGGTCCCATATATCAGATATAACCCAGCAGGTTAATAAACCTTGGATCCTCATCGGGGACCTAAATGTTATTTTGGACCAAGATGAAAAACAAGGAGGAAACAAGACGTGTTCAAGCAATAAATCCTTCATCATCCAGACAATTGACGCATTGGGTCTTCAAGATGCGGGATACGATGGCGCTCCATTCACATGGTCAAACAACAGAAAGGGTGAAGTAAACATCTACGAGAGAATCGATAGAGCTCTAATATCCTTCATGTGGTCTCGGATCTTTCCGGACACCAAGGTAAATCACCTCCCAAGAGTAGGTTCTGATCATACGCCAATCTTATTAGATTCAAATccggaaaaacaaaaaaaaatcaaaaaccgtTTAGGTGCATTAGATCTTGGTTAACTCATCTGACTCTTTCCATGGTAGTTGAGGCCTCTTGGAAACTGCACTTTGAAAATTCCTCAGAAAATAATTTTTCGCGGCTTCTAAAATTCTCTCCTCAAATCTAACTCAGTGGAACTCGGACACCTTCAGGAACATCCATAAAAATATTAAGCTCTTATCCATAGGTATGGAAACATTTCCAATGACATAGAATAGCTAAAAAATATCCAAGTTGAGTTAGGAAATtggtacaaaataaaaaaaaaatgatttttatcaCCAACTCTCAAGAGATAAAGTCTTcaaagattacaatcagaatacAAAATACTTCCATGCCACTGCCTCCAACAGGAAAAGAATCAATGCAATAAATTCCCTAAGAAAGCCATCCGGTCTTTGGATTTCAGATAGAGATCAAATCAACTCACTTCTGATTAATCATTTCCAACAAATAGGCACTTCCCAAAACAACGATTCTAATTTTGATTTAGCCAGCATAATAAAACCTTGCATATCTGTTGAGGAAAACTCCTCTCTGATAGAAGTTCCCACTAAAGAGGAAATTTTGCTAACGTTATCCAACATGAACCAGTGGGGAGTTCCGGGTTCGGATGGTTTCCAACCGGGTTTTTTCAAGGCTAATTGGGACATCCTCCGGCCGGATATAATTTACCAAGTCCAAGATTTATTTAAATCGGGTATTCTTAATAAAGATTTCAACTACtccttcaaaaccttcacaatCCAAAAAATTTCACTTCTCATACTCCGGGAGATTTTAGACCTATAAGCTTGAGCAATACAATTTATAAACTAATCTCAAAAATTCTTGTAAATAGGTTAAAAACCATCTTAAATAAGCTAATTTCTCCCTATCAATCAGCTATTCTTCCTGGAAGACAAATTACAGGCAACATCGTAATAGCCCATGAATTTATCAATTTACTGAAGACTTCCAAAACAAGAAAAGGTCACCTGGCGCTAAAAAAAGATTTCTCGAAAGCTTTTGATAGGGTGGAGTGGAGTTTCTTATAAAAGGTTCTATCCGCTTTTGGCTTTAATGAAAAATGGATACAGCTCATTATGCAATGTATATCAACAACCTCCTTTTCGATTCTTCTTAATGGTTTTCCAGGACCACAATTCAACACCTCGAGAGGATTAAGGAAGGGAGATCCTTTAGCACCGTATACAttcctaatatgcatgaaaattctCTCCAGACTCCTTGAAAAGGCGAttgaaggagaaaaaaaaattcgaATTCCAAATTAACAAGAACGCCCCAAATATCTCCCATCTTTTCTGTGCAGATGATTGTTTCTTATTCACCAAAGCGGATCTGGGGGAAGCAAAAATCTTACTGGAAATCTTACAGTTATTTAGCAAAATCACTGGCCATATGGTAAAACTGCAAAACCAAGTGTATACTTTAGTCCTCGCATTCATCCAGAACATGGGAAAATAATCGCAAAAATTTGGAAGTCCCTTTGATGACTAAAAATGATAGATACCTTGGtaacccgtttttttttttttgataaaaaccgAAAAGCCAATTTTGCTCCCCTCTTACAAAAATACTACTCCACCCTACAAGGTTGTAAATCAAAACTCTTATCTCAATGGGGCAAAACTGTCTTGATTAAATCAATTCTCCAAGCCTTCCGAAATTATCAAATCCAAGTTCTTGCTCTACCAAAAGAAATACTTGATCAACTGGACCGTATCCAGAGAAATTTCTGGTGGAATAAAGATGGGAATAAAAGACAAGGAGGGTTCATAAAAGCTTGGACAAACATCTGCAAGCCCATTTCTCAAGGCAGTTTAGGTTATCAATTCAATATTGTTCTCCTCACAAAACTAGCTAGCAGATTGATTGCTGCACAAGATCAACTATGGGTTCAACTTCTTAAAGCCAAATATTTCCCAAACTCACTTGCTTTAGAAGGATCCAGAACTTCGAATTTGTCTTGGATTTGGACAAGCATACAAAAAGGTTTAGAGCAGATAAAAGGAGATTTTATCTGGAAAGTCAAAAATGGAGCATCGATAAAGATATGGGAAGACATATGGATTCCTAATTCAGATGTTGTCCATAAAATTCC
This is a stretch of genomic DNA from Papaver somniferum cultivar HN1 chromosome 1, ASM357369v1, whole genome shotgun sequence. It encodes these proteins:
- the LOC113290292 gene encoding calcium-dependent protein kinase 28-like, with translation MGLCLSRTKVSGSNSNTPSGRTATTTTTTTTTTAGRTNTTTISKNKKEGTESCSTTQQDPCRNYKQKEKGGNCKRSTGIIPYGKRTDFGYDKDFDRRYSIGKLLGHGQFGYTFVATDKVNGDRVAVKRIDKNKMVLPIAVEDVKREVKILQALTGHENVVQFHNAFEDDSYVYIAMELCEGGELLDRILSKKDSRYTEKDAAVIVRQMLRVAAECHLNGLVHRDMKPENFLFKSPKLDSPLKATDFGLSDFIKPGRKFQDIVGSAYYVAPEVLKRKSGPESDVWSIGVITYILLCGRRPFWDKTEDGIFKEVLKNKPDFRRKPWPSISHSAKDFIKKLLVKDPRARLTAAQALSHPWVREGGNASEIPIDISVLSNMRQFVKYGRLKQFALRALASTLNEDEMSDLRDQFDAIDVDKNGSISLEEMRHALAKDLPWKMKEPRVVEILQAIDSNTDGLVDFQEFVAATLHVHQLGEHDSEKWQLRSRAAFEKFDLDRDGFITPDELKAHTGLKGSIDPLLEEADIDKDGKISLSEFRRLLRTASIGSRNIPTSPGAHRNSRKL